A single window of Archangium gephyra DNA harbors:
- a CDS encoding multicopper oxidase → MDELRTGLASCARTLTADVVALDQVITYNRFGSFNPVGMIYALKLDVVAVDASRPVGPGNARLRDGKRPRPLTLRANVGDCLQVRFTNWLAPTREQISLHGAPDWAFNLPPETPEPGEEPDNGDMRNDSPATRLASFHVNGLQPLDIMSDGSNVGFNWSSLAGPGETRVYNWHADREGAFFVQSMGAPVGGEGMGGSTTHGLFGAVNVEPAGSVWYRSQVTAAQLAAATRKDPATGQPLTNPDGTPLIDYDAVDAAGIPLLRMTTAGGEIVHGDLNAIISGYTTTGMNSSVSLNEGRFREFTVLFHDEMKAVQAFQELETRPMLHGVRDGFGINYGASGLGSELLANRKKIGPTKDCAECKFEEFFLESWANGDPALNVERDAEGRAVAALYPDDPSNVHHSYLGDPVRIRNIHAGPKETHVFHLHGHQWLHSWADDNSTYLDSQTIGPGGAFTYDITYGGAGNRNLTVGDAIFHCHLYPHFAQGMWALWRAHDVFEAGTQDRRLPDAEISGGTPNPAVVPVPGRAMPPMPTYAPTQVALASGGTAQRPAVPGYPFFVAGVPGHRPPQPPLDLEHNGGLPRHIMTGVPAVEHAVEYGRRGEFDVEVHKANIKLLPEDGTPGEKVAMQYHAGQLAGAARVNTRYGWPAAGYPAYTPEGQSGWFLVNGQPPKPGAPFSEPCKPGAPERNYRAAYVQTDLTVNKAGWHDPQGRIMVLERDVQATLDKTRSPEPFFFRANSGDCINFTATNLIPDVLEADDFQVFTPTDTIGQHIHLVKFDVTASDGSGNGWNYEDGTFSADDVRARIDAANAAGGAFAADGALTQSGSRVFLSATSHPRIPGAPLGAQSTRQRWWADPLVNSAGKDRTMRTVFTHDHFTPSSAQHHGFYGALVVEPAGSTWRDPVTGTVFGTRDDGGPTSFKADILTANSADSFREFNLAFADYAIVYDASGKPVNPPTIHEVALPRAVEHPAGVVAPEVLSTADPGSMLVNYRHEPIPLRIASKGPDGEWAPRPGDLGDMANVFRSDLHGDPFTPLLPVYEGDRVQIRMIQGAQEDQHVFTLNGLKWLHEPDRKDSGFVNGQAIGISEHMEFMLEIPGNKNLLGAADYLYQGASTDDLWNGLWGIVRSYGQARSDLKPLPNNTARLDLTKVVPACPTTAPKRLYTVHAITARGNVPGGKLVYSQKHGLYDPDAILFVKAEHLAAVRSGARRPEPLILRAAAGECIEVKLVNELPAQFTRSPHWNYLTPITDGFNVNQVPMSSQVSLHPQLLQYDVNRGDGANVGYNSVQTVAPGQSRTYQWYAGRYEVTKLASGINLLDFTIQALLSAADFKLTDQGGNTLLFEGKPVELGAVNLRDMADVVTHGMHGAVGTLIVEPQGATWSADTGTEAQATVTYKTRSGTTTSFREFVLVYQDELALHSDRPAFQSNDPDLNGGTALRNMSGADDAEDVGHKGFNYRTEPLWARLGLPPHASEGTVNDQQLGDVFSSRVHGDPETPVFTAKPGAAVRFRVVQPSGHARQHAFTLHGAEWIHDAWADGSGSDFQGTNTKSCAMTTQDGMSVMKAWNFTPLYGAGGANAIPGDYMYRDQPASMLADGLWGIVRVQP, encoded by the coding sequence GTGGACGAGCTCCGTACGGGACTGGCGTCCTGTGCGCGAACGCTGACCGCGGACGTGGTCGCGCTCGATCAGGTCATCACGTACAACCGCTTCGGCTCATTCAACCCGGTGGGGATGATCTACGCCCTGAAGCTTGACGTGGTGGCGGTGGACGCCTCGCGCCCGGTGGGGCCGGGCAACGCGCGCCTGCGGGACGGCAAGCGCCCGCGCCCCCTCACGCTGCGGGCGAACGTGGGGGACTGCCTGCAGGTGCGGTTCACCAACTGGCTGGCGCCCACGCGGGAGCAGATCTCGCTGCACGGGGCGCCGGACTGGGCGTTCAACCTGCCGCCCGAGACGCCGGAGCCGGGAGAGGAGCCGGACAACGGCGACATGCGCAACGACTCGCCCGCGACGCGGCTGGCCTCGTTCCACGTGAACGGCTTGCAGCCGCTGGACATCATGTCGGACGGCTCGAACGTGGGCTTCAACTGGAGCTCGCTGGCGGGGCCGGGCGAGACGCGCGTCTACAACTGGCACGCGGACCGCGAGGGCGCCTTCTTCGTGCAGAGCATGGGGGCGCCGGTGGGCGGCGAGGGCATGGGCGGCTCGACGACGCACGGCCTGTTCGGCGCGGTGAACGTGGAGCCGGCGGGCTCGGTCTGGTACCGCTCGCAGGTGACGGCGGCGCAGCTCGCGGCGGCGACGCGGAAGGATCCCGCCACGGGCCAGCCGCTGACGAACCCGGATGGCACGCCGCTCATCGACTACGACGCGGTGGACGCGGCGGGCATCCCCCTCCTGCGGATGACCACGGCGGGCGGGGAGATCGTCCACGGCGATCTCAACGCCATCATCAGTGGCTACACCACCACGGGGATGAACAGCAGCGTCTCGCTGAACGAGGGCCGCTTCCGCGAGTTCACCGTGCTCTTCCATGACGAGATGAAGGCGGTGCAGGCGTTCCAGGAGCTGGAGACGCGCCCCATGCTGCACGGCGTGCGGGACGGCTTCGGCATCAACTATGGCGCCTCGGGCCTGGGCTCGGAGCTGCTGGCCAACCGCAAGAAGATCGGCCCCACGAAGGACTGCGCCGAGTGCAAGTTCGAGGAGTTCTTCCTCGAGTCCTGGGCCAACGGAGATCCGGCGCTGAACGTGGAGCGGGACGCGGAGGGCAGGGCGGTGGCGGCGCTCTACCCGGATGACCCGTCCAACGTGCACCACAGCTACCTGGGAGATCCGGTGCGCATCCGCAACATCCACGCGGGGCCCAAGGAGACACACGTCTTCCACCTGCACGGCCACCAGTGGCTGCACTCGTGGGCGGATGACAACTCCACCTACCTGGACTCGCAGACGATCGGCCCGGGCGGCGCCTTCACGTACGACATCACCTACGGTGGCGCGGGCAACCGCAACCTCACGGTGGGCGATGCCATCTTCCACTGCCACCTCTACCCGCACTTCGCGCAGGGCATGTGGGCGCTGTGGCGGGCGCATGACGTCTTCGAGGCGGGCACGCAGGATCGCCGGCTGCCGGACGCGGAGATCTCCGGAGGCACGCCTAACCCGGCGGTGGTGCCCGTGCCCGGCCGCGCCATGCCGCCCATGCCCACCTATGCACCCACCCAGGTGGCGCTGGCCAGCGGTGGCACCGCGCAGCGCCCGGCCGTGCCCGGCTACCCCTTCTTCGTCGCGGGCGTGCCGGGCCACCGGCCTCCGCAGCCGCCGCTGGACCTCGAGCACAACGGTGGTCTGCCGCGGCACATCATGACGGGCGTGCCCGCCGTCGAGCACGCGGTGGAGTACGGCCGGCGCGGCGAGTTCGACGTGGAGGTGCACAAGGCGAACATCAAGCTGCTGCCCGAGGACGGCACGCCGGGCGAGAAGGTGGCCATGCAGTACCACGCGGGGCAGCTCGCCGGAGCGGCCCGCGTCAACACGCGCTACGGCTGGCCCGCTGCGGGCTACCCGGCCTATACGCCGGAGGGCCAGTCGGGCTGGTTCCTCGTCAACGGCCAGCCGCCCAAGCCGGGCGCTCCCTTCTCCGAGCCCTGCAAGCCGGGCGCTCCCGAGCGCAACTACCGCGCGGCCTACGTGCAGACGGACCTGACGGTGAACAAGGCGGGCTGGCATGACCCGCAGGGCCGCATCATGGTGCTCGAGCGCGACGTGCAGGCCACGCTGGACAAGACGCGCTCGCCCGAGCCCTTCTTCTTCCGGGCCAACTCCGGCGACTGCATCAACTTCACCGCCACCAACCTCATCCCGGACGTGCTCGAGGCGGATGACTTCCAGGTCTTCACGCCCACGGACACCATCGGCCAGCACATCCACCTGGTGAAGTTCGACGTGACGGCCTCGGACGGCTCGGGCAACGGCTGGAACTATGAGGACGGCACCTTCTCGGCGGACGACGTGCGCGCCCGCATCGACGCGGCCAACGCGGCCGGTGGCGCCTTCGCGGCGGATGGCGCGCTGACGCAGAGCGGCTCACGCGTCTTCCTCTCGGCCACCTCGCACCCGCGCATTCCCGGGGCTCCGCTGGGCGCGCAGAGCACCCGCCAGCGCTGGTGGGCGGATCCGCTCGTCAACAGCGCGGGCAAGGACCGCACCATGCGCACCGTCTTCACGCATGACCACTTCACGCCCTCGTCCGCCCAGCACCACGGCTTCTACGGCGCGCTGGTGGTGGAGCCAGCCGGCAGCACCTGGAGGGATCCGGTGACGGGCACCGTCTTCGGCACGCGCGACGACGGCGGCCCCACCAGCTTCAAGGCGGACATCCTCACCGCGAACAGCGCGGACAGCTTCCGCGAGTTCAACCTGGCCTTCGCCGACTACGCCATCGTCTACGACGCCAGTGGCAAGCCGGTGAATCCGCCCACGATTCACGAGGTGGCGCTGCCCCGGGCCGTGGAACACCCGGCGGGCGTGGTGGCCCCCGAGGTCCTCTCCACCGCGGATCCGGGCTCCATGCTCGTCAACTACCGCCACGAGCCCATTCCGCTGCGCATCGCCTCGAAGGGCCCGGATGGCGAGTGGGCTCCCCGGCCGGGAGACCTGGGTGACATGGCCAACGTGTTCCGCTCGGACCTGCACGGCGACCCCTTCACGCCGCTGCTGCCGGTGTACGAGGGAGACCGGGTGCAGATCCGCATGATTCAGGGCGCCCAGGAGGACCAGCACGTCTTCACCCTCAACGGGCTGAAGTGGCTGCACGAGCCGGATCGCAAGGACAGCGGCTTCGTCAACGGCCAGGCCATCGGCATCTCCGAGCACATGGAGTTCATGCTGGAGATTCCCGGCAACAAGAACCTGCTCGGCGCGGCGGACTACCTGTACCAGGGCGCCTCGACGGACGACTTGTGGAACGGCCTGTGGGGCATCGTCCGCTCGTATGGCCAGGCGCGCTCGGACCTCAAGCCGCTGCCCAACAACACCGCGCGCCTGGACCTGACCAAGGTGGTGCCCGCGTGCCCCACCACGGCACCCAAGCGGCTCTACACCGTCCACGCCATCACCGCCCGGGGCAACGTGCCGGGAGGCAAGCTCGTCTACAGCCAGAAGCACGGGCTGTATGACCCGGACGCCATCCTCTTCGTGAAGGCCGAGCACCTGGCCGCCGTGCGCTCGGGTGCGCGCCGTCCGGAGCCGCTCATCCTCCGGGCCGCCGCGGGCGAGTGCATCGAGGTGAAGCTCGTCAACGAGCTGCCCGCGCAGTTCACCCGCTCTCCGCACTGGAACTACCTCACGCCCATCACCGATGGCTTCAACGTCAACCAGGTGCCCATGTCCAGCCAGGTGTCGCTGCACCCGCAGCTGCTCCAGTACGACGTGAACCGCGGGGACGGCGCCAACGTGGGCTACAACAGCGTGCAGACGGTGGCTCCCGGCCAGTCGCGCACCTACCAGTGGTACGCCGGCCGCTACGAGGTGACGAAGCTCGCCTCGGGCATCAACCTGCTCGACTTCACCATCCAGGCGTTGCTGTCGGCCGCCGACTTCAAGCTCACGGACCAGGGCGGCAACACGCTCCTCTTCGAGGGCAAGCCGGTGGAGCTGGGCGCCGTCAACCTGCGCGACATGGCGGACGTGGTGACCCACGGCATGCACGGCGCGGTGGGCACGCTCATCGTCGAGCCGCAGGGCGCCACCTGGAGCGCGGACACGGGCACCGAGGCCCAGGCCACGGTGACGTACAAGACCCGGAGCGGCACCACCACGTCCTTCCGCGAGTTCGTGCTCGTCTACCAGGACGAGCTCGCGCTCCACAGCGACCGGCCGGCGTTCCAGTCGAACGATCCGGACCTCAACGGAGGCACCGCGCTGCGCAACATGAGCGGCGCGGACGATGCCGAGGATGTGGGGCACAAGGGCTTCAACTACCGCACCGAGCCCCTCTGGGCCCGGCTCGGCCTGCCGCCCCACGCCAGCGAGGGCACGGTGAACGACCAGCAACTGGGCGATGTCTTCAGCTCGCGGGTGCATGGAGATCCGGAGACGCCGGTGTTCACCGCGAAGCCCGGCGCGGCGGTCCGCTTCCGCGTGGTGCAGCCCTCGGGGCACGCGCGCCAGCACGCCTTCACCCTGCACGGCGCCGAGTGGATCCACGACGCCTGGGCGGATGGCTCCGGCTCCGACTTCCAGGGCACCAACACGAAGTCCTGCGCGATGACCACGCAGGACGGCATGTCGGTGATGAAGGCCTGGAACTTCACGCCGCTCTACGGCGCGGGCGGCGCGAACGCCATCCCGGGTGACTACATGTACCGGGATCAGCCCGCCTCCATGCTCGCCGATGGCCTGTGGGGCATCGTCCGCGTGCAGCCGTAG